The following are encoded in a window of Callithrix jacchus isolate 240 chromosome 9, calJac240_pri, whole genome shotgun sequence genomic DNA:
- the LRRC10 gene encoding leucine-rich repeat-containing protein 10 codes for MGNTIRALVAFIPADRCQNYVVRDLREMPLDKMVDLSGSQLRRFPVHVCSFRELVKLYLSNNHLNSLPLELGQLQNLQILALDFNNFKALPQVVCTLKQLCILYLGNNKLCDLPSELNLLQNLRTLWIEANCLTQLPDVVCELSLLKTLHAGSNALRLLPGQLRHLQELRTIWLSGNRLTDFPAVLLHMPFLEVIDVDRNSIHYFPSLAHLSSLKLVIYDHNPCRNAPKVAKGVRRVGRWAEETPEPDPRKARRYALVREESQEPQAPAPPLPLPPTNS; via the coding sequence ATGGGGAACACCATCAGAGCCCTCGTGGCCTTCATCCCTGCTGACCGCTGCCAGAACTATGTGGTCAGGGACCTCCGTGAGATGCCACTGGACAAGATGGTGGATCTGAGTGGGAGCCAGCTACGGCGCTTCCCTGTGCACGTGTGCTCCTTCAGGGAGCTGGTCAAGCTCTACCTAAGCAACAACCACCTCAACAGCCTGCCTCTGGAGCTGGGGCAGCTACAGAACCTGCAGATTCTGGCCTTGGATTTCAACAACTTCAAGGCTCTGCCCCAGGTGGTGTGCACCTTGAAACAGCTCTGCATCCTCTACCTGGGCAACAATAAACTCTGCGACCTCCCCAGTGAGCTAAACCTGCTCCAGAACCTCAGGACCCTGTGGATCGAGGCCAACTGCCTCACCCAGCTGCCAGACGTGGTCTGTGAGCTGAGTCTCCTTAAGACTCTGCATGCCGGCTCCAATGCCCTGCGTCTGTTGCCAGGTCAGCTCCGGCACCTCCAGGAGCTGAGGACCATCTGGCTCTCAGGCAACCGACTAACCGACTTCCCCGCTGTGCTGCTTCACATGCCCTTCCTAGAGGTGATTGATGTGGACCGGAACAGCATCCACTACTTTCCCAGCCTGGCCCACCTGTCAAGTCTGAAGCTGGTCATCTATGACCACAATCCTTGCAGGAATGCACCCAAGGTGGCCAAAGGTGTGCGCCGTGTGGGGAGATGGGCAGAGGAGACCCCAGAGCCTGACCCCAGAAAAGCCAGGCGCTATGCATTGGTCAGAGAGGAAAGCCAGGaaccacaggcacctgccccaCCTCTTCCACTTCCTCCTACTAACTCCTGA